In the genome of Achromobacter sp. MFA1 R4, the window GCGGGGATGTGGCCGAACAGCGGCGACAGCACGGCCGGCAGCGCCGCCAGCACCGCGATCTGATGCGCGTCGATGCGCAGCCCGCGCAGCAGCAGGGGCGCGAGGCCGCCCGCATTGCGCACGCGCTGCCATTGCCAGAGCGCCAGGGCCAGGCGGCTGAGCGTCAGCAGCGCAAAGGCCGCCACAACGAAAATCAGGGTTGAATGCCGCATCGGGCCTCCAGGTTGTTCTGCTGTCCGGCCCGGCTCGGGCGGATTCGATCAAATGCCATTGGAACCGCGCCGTCGTCAAAAATTCGGCAATTGCGGGGAATCCGGCTGATTCCACCCGCCCGAGTCATCTCTCTTTGTAACGGTCGCGCGCAGCCCGGGTACGGCGCTTGCTGCCCAGTCACGCGGGCGCCTGCGCCGGGCCGGACCTCTCCGATGCGACGCCTGGAAAAATCCGTACACATTATGGCGCTGCCCAGTCCGGCCGGCGCTGCGGGCCGCGATACCCTTGGGTGGTAACCATGGCCGGCACCGGGTGGCCGGCAGCAAGCCAAGGATAGTAACCATGACGCGAACAAGAAAAATAGCGATCGGGATTGTAGGGGGCATTGCCCTGTTGGTGGCGGTCTTGGTGGTCGTGGTCGCCACTTTTGATTGGAACCGCGCCAAGCCCATGATCAATGAGCGGGCCAGTGCCGCCCTCGGCCGGCCCTTTGCGATCAACGGCGACCTGAGCGTGCGCTGGGAGCGCGAAACGGGCGAAGGCGGCTGGCGGTCGTGGGTGCCCTGGCCGCGCGTGGTCGCCCACGACATTACGATCGCCAACGCGCCCTGGGCCAAGGCGCCGCATTTCGCCACGCTCAAGCGCGGCGAGTTCAGCCTGGCGCCCTTGCCGCTGCTCGCCCAGCGCGTGGTCATCCGCCGCATCCAGCTGACCGAGCCGGCCGCGGACCTGGAGCGGCTGGAAGACGGTCGCGCGAACTGGGTCTTTACCCTTCCCGAGTCGGGCGAGCCGTCGCCCTGGGTGCTGGACATCAACGAGATCGGCTTTGACAAAGGACGCGTCGGGTTCGTCGACCAGATGCTCAAAGCCGACCTGACCGTGCTGGTCGACCCGCTGGGCAAGCCCGTGCCGTTCGCCGACGTGGCCGGCAAGTCCTTCGTGCCGCAGGACGGATCGGCCCCGGCCCCGCGCGACTACGTGTTCGGCTGGAAGGTCGACGGCAAGTACAAGGGCCTGCCGACCAAGGGCGAGGGCAAGGTCGGCGGCATGCTGGCAATGCAGGATCCCCGGCAGCCATTCCCCTTGCAGGCCGACGTCGCCATCGGCGGCACGCGCGCGTCGGTCGCCGGCACGCTGACCGATCCCGTCAACCTGGGCGCGCTGGACCTGCACCTGAAACTGTCGGGCGCCTCCATGGCGCAGCTCTATCCGCTGACCGGCGTGACGCTGCCCGACACGCCGCCCTACAGCACCGATGGTCATCTCGTGGCCAAGCTGCAGAATCCGGGCGGCGCGGTGTTCGAGTACCGGGATTTCAACGGCAAGGTCGGCGACAGCGACCTGCGCGGGGACATCACTTTCGCGCTGGGTGCGCCGCGTCCCAAGCTGACCGGCAAGCTGTCCTCCAAGCTCCTGCGCATGGCCGACCTGGGGCCCCTGATCGGCGTGCCTTCGGGCGGGGGGGCGGCCGCCGCCTCGGACAAGTCCGCGGACGCGCCCGCCAAGCCCAAGGGCGGCAAGGTGCTGCCCACCCAGGCGTTTCGCACCGACCGCTGGCGCGACATGGATGCCGACGTCTCGCTGGACGCCGCGCGCATCGTCCACGCCAGCAAGCTGCCGCTGTCCGACCTGTCGGCGCACGTCGTGCTGCAGGATGGCAAGCTCACGCTCGATCCGCTGCGCTTCGGCATGGCGGGCGGAACCATGAGCGCCACGGCGCGACTCGACGGGTCCGGCACGCCCCTCACGGGCCGCGTCGATATGCGCGCGCGCCGCCTGCAGCTCAAGCAGCTCTTTCCGTCGGCCGAATCCATGCAGAAGACGCTGGGCGAACTGAACGGCGACCTGGCGATAAGCGGCGCCGGAAACTCCGTGGCCGCCTTGCTCGGCACCGCGACGGGCGACGTGAAAATGCTGGTCAACGATGGCGTGATCAGCCGCAGCCTGATGGAGCTGGCGGGCCTGAACGTGGCCAATTACGTCGTCTCCAAACTGTTCGGCGACGACGAAGTGCAGATCAACTGCGGCGCGGCCGACCTTGAACTCAAGCGTGGCGTGATGACCCCGCGCGTCTTCGTCTTCGATACCGAGAACGCGCTGATCAGCATTTCGGGCACGGCCAACTTCAAGGACGAGACGGTGGACCTGGACATCTCGCCAGACAGCAAGGGATTCCGCATCTTTTCGCTGCGCTCGCCGCTGTATGTGCGCGGGTCTTTCGGGTCGCCCGACGTGGGCGTGCACGTGGCGCCGCTCGCGGCGCGCGGCGCGGGCATGGTGGCGCTGGGGGTGTTGCTGACGCCCGCGGCCGGCCTGCTGGCGCTGATCGCGCCCAGCACCACGGACGAGAACGCCTGCGGCCCGCTGCTGGAGCAGATGCGCAAGCCGCCCAAGGCGCCCGCGCCCGCCAAGGGCAAGTAGTTCAGGCGCGGGGCGGCCCCGAAGCCGGGTCAGGGAGCGGATACCCGCCGGAAACCTTCCGGCACGGCATCGTCCGCCACGCAAACCCCGTCCCGCCCGTGGTTCTTGGCGTAGTAGAGCGCCTGATCCGCCCGCTGCAGAGCGGCGTCCAGCGTCGCGCCCTGTTCCGGATGGTGCGCCACGCCCGCCGAAATGGTGATGGGGGCGGGCAGCGGCGAGGCCTCGCTGGACGCCAGGCGCATGCGCAGCCGCTGCGCGATGGCGATGGCCGCCGTCATGCTGGCGCCCGGCAGCAGCATGACGAATTCCTCTCCCCCCGTGCGCGCGAGCACATCGCCGCCGCGCGAGCACTCACGCATGACTTGCGCCAGCGCCTGCAGCGCCCGATCGCCCGCGGCGTGGCCATAGCGGTCGTTGATGCGCTTGAAGTGGTCGACGTCCACCGCCACGATCGCCACCGGCGTACCCTCGGCCGTCACCAGGGCAAGCGCCTCGTCCATGCCGCGCCGGTTCAAGAGCCCCGTCAACGTATCGGTCGTGCTTTCGCGGCGCAGGTCGGTGAGCTTGTGATGAATCGACGCCAGCCCCATCGACAGCGCGCGCTTGAGCTGCGCGGCCTCGAAATACCATGAGCGGACCTCGCGGATGCGGTCGGCGGAATCCGGATCCTGCATGCGCTTGGCGATGCTGGCCATCTGGCCCAGCGGCCGCGCGATCCAGCGCGACAGCAGCCAGATCAGCGCCACGGCAAGCAGCAACAGCGGCAAGGTGTTGCGCGCCGTAGCCATCAGCAGGTCGCCCAGCGGCTGCAGCGTGCTGGCCACGGGACGCTGGGCGATGATGCTCCAGCCGGTGCTGGCCACGGGTGCGTAGCCCGCCACCATCTCCTGCCCCTCGGCGTCCACAAAACGCCGTCCGCCGGCCTCTCCGCGCCGGGCGGGCGCGAACACCTCGCTGTCGGGCGCGGTCTTGCCAAGCTGGCTGCGATCGGGGTGGTAGATCAGCGTGCCCTTGCGGTCGATGACGTAGAGAAACGACCCGTCGCGGTAGAAGTGCCGGTCCAGCAGCCGGTCCAGCACGTTGTCCTCGTGCAGGTAGAGCGAACCGGCAATGAATCCCAGATACCGGTAATCGCGCGAAAAGATCGGCTGGGTGTAGAGGATCTGCCACCGGCCGTTGCTCGCCTTGAAGGGTTCGCTGATCGTCGGCTGCCGGGCCGCCAGCGCCTCCCTGACCGCATCGCTGACGAGCTGATGCCCCAGCAGTTGCGGGTAGGACGTCGACACCGCCAGCACCTTGCCTTGCGGCGACGCGACGAAGGTGGAATTGAAGTGGCCGAGCTGCTGTTCGAGCCGCCGTGTCTCGGCGGTCATCTGCTCGGGGTGGCTTTCCATGTCGGCCAGGGCGTCGGCGCTGTACGCCAGATAGCGGCGGATGTCGCTGAGCAGGCTGTCGGTGGTGACGGCAAGCTTGGCCGCGTACACCCGGTTCACTTCAAGCGCGTTCTGCAGCAACAGGTCGCGCTGCACCAGGTAACTGGCGTGCAGGCCGCCCGCCAGCACCACAATGACCGACAGCAGGCTGATCCACAGGATGAGACGCCGAAGGTCAACGCGGAACATGACGGCATCCGTCAGTTGCGGGCGCGACCCGGGGGAGCGCCGGAGGGGGGCGTCACGTCGCCGGCCAGTGCGTCCCAGGCGCGCATCGCCTGCCGCGCCACCGCCTGCAGCGTTTTGCGGCTGGCGCCGTCGCGGGCCTGGATGGACATGCCGTGCAGCACCGTCGTGTAAAAGGCCGCCAGTCCCTTCAGGTCGGCCCCGGCGGGCAGTTCGCCTTGCGCGGCGCCCGCGCTCAGGCGCGCCAGGATGCGGCTCTGCATCTCGCGCCGGTTGTCCCCCAGAAAATCGCCCACGCCGGCGTGGCTTTCACAGCCGGCGGGCGCGCCCAGCACGATCATGCAGCCGGGCGGCAGGCCCGGCGTCGTGAAGCGTTCGGCGGACGCAAGCAGCATCGCGTGCATGGCATCGCGCGCGGTCGGGGCCTCGAGCAGCGCGCGCCGCGCGGAACCTCCCTCGGTTTCCCGGTAGAGCGCGACGGCTTCGCGGAACAGGCTCTCCTTGGACCCGAACGCCCCATAAAGACTGGGCGAATTGATGCCCATCGCTTCCGTCAGATCGGTCAGCGATGCTCCTTCATATCCCTTCGACCAGAAAACTTCCATGGCCTTCTTCAAAGCCTGGTCACGGTCAAAGTTCCGGGGGCGCCCACGTTCAGCCATGCCCGCGATTTTACCCGCGCGGCCTATTTTGTGTTGATCGATAAAAAATTGTTGACGCGAGGCGACGGCCGCGGCGATGATATTTGTACTGATCAATACAAAATGAGGTTGAAGATGCAGAACCTGAACGGAAAAGTGGCCTTCGTCACCGGCGGCAGCCGCGGCATCGGCGCCGCCATCGTGCGACGCCTCGCCGCCGACGGCGCGGACGTGGCCTTCACCTACGTCAGCGCTTCCTCCGCCGCGCCCGCGCAGGTGCTGGTGCAGGAACTGGCGGCGCAGGGCCGCCGCGCCAGGGCGATCCAGGCCGATTCCGCGGACGCCGCCGCGGTCAGCCACGCCGTAAAAGAGGCCATCCGCGAACTCGGCCCGGTCGACATCCTGGTCAACAACGCCGGCGTCTTCCTGGCCGGCGCCATCGGCGACGCCAGCCTGGACGACTACGAGCGCACAATGGACATCAACGTGCGCGCCCCGTTCGTCGCCATCCAGGCAGCGCAGGCGTCCATGCTCGACGGCGGACGCATCATCAACATCGGCAGTTGCCTGGCCGCCCGCGCAGGCCGCGCCGGCGTCGCGCTCTACGCCGCCAGCAAGGCCGCGCTGGTCGGCCTGACCCAGGGCCTGGCGCGCGACCTGGGCCCGCGCGGCATCACGGTAAACATCGTCCACCCCGGCCCCATCGACACCGACATGAACCCCGCCGACGGCGACCGCGCCGCGGACCTGGTGGCCGTGCTGTCCTTGCCCCACTACGGCGAACCCCGCGACATCGCCGGAACAGTGGCCTTCCTGGCCGGCCCCGAAGGCCGCTACCTCACCGGCGCCAGCCTCGCCGTGGACGGCGGCTACGCGGCGTGATGCCGATCCGCATCAAATTTTTTGCAGGACGACTTGCACAAAGAAAAAAAGCCCCATATAATCTTTCTTCTTCGCAGCACACACATAATGAAACGCAACAGCGATTCCGAAGTGAGTGACTTGCAGGGCTGTTAGCTCAGTTGGTAGAGCAGCGGACTCTTAATCCGTAGGTCGAGTGTTCGAGCCACTCACAGCCCACCAGAATTCTCTAGTAGTACCAATGACAAACGCCACCCGCCTGGGTGGCGTTTGTCATTGCGGGTCAGGATCGACGGTTGCCCGTCGCGGCTCGCGCAGCATTTGACGGCCCCGATCAGGGCAACGCGCATGGACGGCCGGGTGTGCCGAATCGGACGCTTCGCGCCCTGGAACCTTGCCCCCTGAGTTAAAATAGCTTTTCTTAACCAGGGGAACGCCATGTCGACATTTT includes:
- a CDS encoding SDR family oxidoreductase, with the translated sequence MQNLNGKVAFVTGGSRGIGAAIVRRLAADGADVAFTYVSASSAAPAQVLVQELAAQGRRARAIQADSADAAAVSHAVKEAIRELGPVDILVNNAGVFLAGAIGDASLDDYERTMDINVRAPFVAIQAAQASMLDGGRIINIGSCLAARAGRAGVALYAASKAALVGLTQGLARDLGPRGITVNIVHPGPIDTDMNPADGDRAADLVAVLSLPHYGEPRDIAGTVAFLAGPEGRYLTGASLAVDGGYAA
- a CDS encoding TetR/AcrR family transcriptional regulator yields the protein MAERGRPRNFDRDQALKKAMEVFWSKGYEGASLTDLTEAMGINSPSLYGAFGSKESLFREAVALYRETEGGSARRALLEAPTARDAMHAMLLASAERFTTPGLPPGCMIVLGAPAGCESHAGVGDFLGDNRREMQSRILARLSAGAAQGELPAGADLKGLAAFYTTVLHGMSIQARDGASRKTLQAVARQAMRAWDALAGDVTPPSGAPPGRARN
- a CDS encoding AsmA family protein; this translates as MTRTRKIAIGIVGGIALLVAVLVVVVATFDWNRAKPMINERASAALGRPFAINGDLSVRWERETGEGGWRSWVPWPRVVAHDITIANAPWAKAPHFATLKRGEFSLAPLPLLAQRVVIRRIQLTEPAADLERLEDGRANWVFTLPESGEPSPWVLDINEIGFDKGRVGFVDQMLKADLTVLVDPLGKPVPFADVAGKSFVPQDGSAPAPRDYVFGWKVDGKYKGLPTKGEGKVGGMLAMQDPRQPFPLQADVAIGGTRASVAGTLTDPVNLGALDLHLKLSGASMAQLYPLTGVTLPDTPPYSTDGHLVAKLQNPGGAVFEYRDFNGKVGDSDLRGDITFALGAPRPKLTGKLSSKLLRMADLGPLIGVPSGGGAAAASDKSADAPAKPKGGKVLPTQAFRTDRWRDMDADVSLDAARIVHASKLPLSDLSAHVVLQDGKLTLDPLRFGMAGGTMSATARLDGSGTPLTGRVDMRARRLQLKQLFPSAESMQKTLGELNGDLAISGAGNSVAALLGTATGDVKMLVNDGVISRSLMELAGLNVANYVVSKLFGDDEVQINCGAADLELKRGVMTPRVFVFDTENALISISGTANFKDETVDLDISPDSKGFRIFSLRSPLYVRGSFGSPDVGVHVAPLAARGAGMVALGVLLTPAAGLLALIAPSTTDENACGPLLEQMRKPPKAPAPAKGK
- a CDS encoding diguanylate cyclase, whose translation is MFRVDLRRLILWISLLSVIVVLAGGLHASYLVQRDLLLQNALEVNRVYAAKLAVTTDSLLSDIRRYLAYSADALADMESHPEQMTAETRRLEQQLGHFNSTFVASPQGKVLAVSTSYPQLLGHQLVSDAVREALAARQPTISEPFKASNGRWQILYTQPIFSRDYRYLGFIAGSLYLHEDNVLDRLLDRHFYRDGSFLYVIDRKGTLIYHPDRSQLGKTAPDSEVFAPARRGEAGGRRFVDAEGQEMVAGYAPVASTGWSIIAQRPVASTLQPLGDLLMATARNTLPLLLLAVALIWLLSRWIARPLGQMASIAKRMQDPDSADRIREVRSWYFEAAQLKRALSMGLASIHHKLTDLRRESTTDTLTGLLNRRGMDEALALVTAEGTPVAIVAVDVDHFKRINDRYGHAAGDRALQALAQVMRECSRGGDVLARTGGEEFVMLLPGASMTAAIAIAQRLRMRLASSEASPLPAPITISAGVAHHPEQGATLDAALQRADQALYYAKNHGRDGVCVADDAVPEGFRRVSAP